In Dehalococcoidia bacterium, the genomic stretch GGTAGGCATCCGCCTGGAGGACTTGAAGCCCGCCCTGGATGCCTGGCGGCGGGGCCAAAGCCCCTGCCCCCTCCTCGCCCAGGCCCTCCAGCGCCGTTTGACCGAGGTGGAGGCCCGCCTCCAAGCCCTGCAGCGCCAGCACCAACGCCTCCAGGCCCTCGTCGCCCGTTGGGACTGCTCCTGTCCCCCCACGCCCGAGGTCTGCCACCAGGTAGAACAAGCCGTGCACTCGTAGACACCCTTTTCCCCCTTTGGCCCCCCCTATCGCAACGATAGGAAAAACGCCATCTTATC encodes the following:
- a CDS encoding MerR family DNA-binding protein; the protein is MDDTTLSPADLRRLTGISRKALRLYEARGLLTRPLRTPHGWRRYPPQVVEEVRFIRAALEVGIRLEDLKPALDAWRRGQSPCPLLAQALQRRLTEVEARLQALQRQHQRLQALVARWDCSCPPTPEVCHQVEQAVHS